A part of Desulfofundulus salinus genomic DNA contains:
- a CDS encoding class I SAM-dependent methyltransferase has product MHLFPVGDREFWVKLWQDARENSPLTRRRCRSEKEMVENWNRRASWFARRTSNGRGQDRRKMVLDMLEREGALGPEVKVLDIGAGPGNYAIPMARLCEQVTALEPAAGMVKILEDRARAEQVENITIIQRTWQEVEVEKDGLAGQFDLVFASMTPGVRDPETLQKMLAASRKFCYLSAFSGQRWEKAHRELWQRFFGEDIGDNPGDIIYPFGLLYAMGYRPNLKFFTVNRVEEEPVEKAVENLARFFWSYMDITPDVRRTIERYVKEHAENGVFRQETTFCTGMMLWRVDEVLI; this is encoded by the coding sequence TTGCATTTATTTCCGGTTGGTGATCGCGAGTTTTGGGTGAAACTCTGGCAGGATGCCCGGGAAAACTCGCCGTTAACACGGCGGCGTTGCCGTAGCGAGAAAGAGATGGTGGAAAATTGGAACAGGCGCGCCAGCTGGTTTGCCCGGCGTACCAGCAATGGCAGGGGCCAGGACAGAAGAAAAATGGTGCTGGATATGCTGGAACGGGAAGGAGCGCTAGGACCTGAGGTCAAAGTGCTGGATATTGGGGCCGGGCCGGGTAACTATGCCATCCCCATGGCCCGGTTGTGCGAGCAGGTAACCGCCCTTGAACCTGCCGCCGGGATGGTAAAAATATTGGAAGACAGGGCAAGGGCCGAGCAGGTAGAAAACATTACTATTATTCAGCGAACCTGGCAGGAAGTGGAGGTGGAAAAAGACGGGCTGGCCGGCCAGTTTGATCTGGTGTTTGCCTCGATGACACCTGGGGTGCGGGACCCGGAAACACTGCAAAAAATGCTTGCAGCGTCAAGGAAGTTTTGCTACTTGAGCGCTTTTTCCGGACAACGTTGGGAAAAGGCGCACCGCGAGCTCTGGCAACGGTTCTTTGGTGAAGACATAGGTGATAATCCAGGAGATATTATTTATCCTTTTGGTTTGCTCTATGCCATGGGTTACCGGCCCAACCTCAAATTTTTTACCGTTAACCGGGTGGAGGAAGAACCGGTGGAAAAAGCAGTGGAGAATTTGGCAAGATTTTTCTGGAGCTATATGGATATCACTCCCGATGTCAGGCGGACAATCGAGCGCTATGTAAAAGAGCATGCCGAAAACGGCGTTTTTCGCCAGGAAACCACCTTTTGCACCGGTATGATGCTGTGGCGGGTTGATGAAGTTCTAATTTGA
- a CDS encoding GGDEF domain-containing protein: MSGSGRRRSIIQVFTVWFFTLALVPTLLAVYATAKYLTLQTVAWANRYLTQMALYESQIISLSLKHTLGEDGFFFSFQGERIAASKGGLVKRIDPAQLGPLFPVEPEPAQIFAPRFLFGFGYQPKLRLREMPVIYLEDSNGAVLYLAGKKEKPSSRDRLLLKAFGLKENLEVGAPVPGTNLRVRAWASVGGLVEEPLRQLCVPLGGTLILVILLSTLLYPLAAAQIVYPLKNLAERLSRFDPSKKEDIFPGSKFQTSELAGIASSFNNMALRVRDTLSELEQKVKELEEKNELLHQARRRLEWLASYDPLTGVLNRRSFMERCLYLIREAGGEFPHVAVLMMDVDNFKTINDCYGHPVGDMVLKKVGELLRHQVRKDDLVGRYGGDEFVLFFLVHQPGEFNVLARRIFSSLCSALASVSEPELNVSVSMGGAIAGRVLIDDDRDLERLISLADQLLLEGKRRGKKTALIRCAENLSFITEGKTNHCGSNGNNM; encoded by the coding sequence ATGTCAGGGAGTGGGAGAAGGCGCAGTATAATTCAAGTATTTACCGTGTGGTTCTTTACCCTCGCCCTGGTTCCCACCTTGCTGGCTGTTTATGCTACAGCCAAGTACCTCACCTTACAAACCGTTGCCTGGGCAAATAGATACCTGACCCAGATGGCTTTATACGAAAGCCAGATTATTTCCCTTTCCCTGAAGCACACTCTGGGAGAAGATGGATTTTTCTTCTCTTTCCAGGGAGAGAGGATTGCAGCCAGTAAAGGCGGGCTGGTAAAAAGAATAGACCCGGCCCAACTCGGGCCTTTGTTCCCGGTGGAACCGGAGCCTGCCCAAATTTTTGCCCCCAGATTTCTTTTTGGATTTGGTTACCAGCCCAAACTGCGGCTCAGGGAAATGCCGGTCATTTACCTGGAAGATAGTAATGGTGCTGTTCTTTATCTGGCCGGGAAAAAAGAAAAACCCTCCTCCCGGGACAGGTTGTTACTTAAGGCCTTCGGATTGAAAGAAAACCTGGAGGTCGGCGCGCCGGTGCCGGGAACCAACCTCAGGGTAAGGGCTTGGGCTTCAGTGGGAGGGCTTGTGGAGGAACCTTTGCGGCAATTGTGTGTTCCTCTCGGCGGTACACTTATCCTGGTGATATTGCTGTCAACCCTCCTTTATCCCCTGGCTGCGGCACAAATAGTATATCCCTTAAAAAATCTGGCTGAACGCTTGTCCCGTTTCGATCCATCAAAAAAGGAGGATATCTTTCCAGGCAGCAAATTTCAGACCAGTGAGTTGGCCGGGATTGCTTCTTCCTTTAACAATATGGCCTTACGGGTACGGGACACTCTGTCCGAACTGGAGCAGAAAGTAAAAGAACTGGAGGAAAAAAACGAACTCCTCCACCAGGCCCGGCGGCGACTGGAATGGCTGGCCAGCTATGACCCCCTTACAGGCGTTCTTAACCGCAGGTCTTTTATGGAGCGGTGCTTGTATTTAATCAGGGAAGCGGGGGGCGAATTTCCCCACGTGGCCGTCTTGATGATGGACGTGGATAATTTTAAAACCATAAATGATTGTTACGGGCATCCGGTGGGCGATATGGTCCTGAAAAAAGTAGGGGAATTGTTGAGACATCAGGTCAGGAAGGATGATCTGGTGGGGCGGTACGGGGGTGATGAATTTGTCCTGTTCTTTCTCGTTCACCAACCGGGAGAATTTAATGTCCTTGCCCGGCGCATTTTTTCCTCTCTTTGCTCTGCGCTGGCTTCCGTGTCGGAACCGGAACTGAATGTCTCCGTCAGCATGGGTGGAGCAATTGCCGGACGTGTTTTAATTGATGACGACCGCGACCTGGAACGGCTCATCAGCCTCGCTGACCAGCTTCTTTTGGAGGGCAAGCGCCGGGGTAAGAAGACGGCCCTGATCCGGTGTGCGGAAAACTTGTCTTTCATAACTGAAGGAAAAACGAACCACTGTGGTTCCAACGGGAATAACATGTGA
- a CDS encoding HD-GYP domain-containing protein, which yields MNVLPAGEPPLLSTVYPFLERFFPELAVFPELLMHSVRTAKYAFRLSCFLGLGRPRLLFGAGALHDAGKLLVPRYILEKSGPLLESEWEMIVRHPLWSFELVESRCRGIRGLGGILAAVKAHHESWDGTGYPEGLKGNGIPLEARILALADVFDALTSPRPYRSPLSSGEALKVMAEMGGKKLDPHLFQRARAFLACFKEEAV from the coding sequence GTGAATGTTCTCCCGGCCGGTGAACCCCCTTTGTTGTCAACGGTTTATCCTTTTTTAGAACGCTTTTTCCCCGAACTTGCTGTTTTCCCGGAATTGCTGATGCACAGTGTGCGCACGGCAAAGTATGCCTTTCGATTGAGTTGCTTCCTCGGGCTCGGCAGGCCCCGACTCCTTTTTGGGGCCGGAGCCCTGCATGACGCAGGCAAACTGCTGGTGCCCCGTTATATTTTAGAGAAGTCCGGCCCTTTGCTGGAAAGCGAGTGGGAAATGATAGTGCGGCACCCCCTGTGGAGCTTTGAACTGGTGGAAAGCAGGTGCCGCGGGATCCGGGGCCTGGGGGGTATCCTGGCTGCAGTCAAAGCGCATCATGAGTCCTGGGATGGCACGGGCTATCCCGAGGGCCTGAAAGGTAACGGTATTCCCCTGGAGGCGAGAATTTTAGCCCTGGCCGACGTGTTTGATGCTCTAACCTCTCCCCGGCCCTACCGTTCTCCCTTGAGTTCGGGGGAAGCTCTTAAAGTGATGGCAGAAATGGGGGGTAAAAAACTGGATCCCCACCTGTTTCAGAGAGCGCGGGCTTTCCTGGCCTGTTTTAAGGAGGAAGCGGTTTGA
- a CDS encoding cyanophycinase produces the protein MAVNGLLQKGPGGPLVLIGGAEDKDGECRILREFVRLAGGERASIVVITTATRLPGEVGEAYRRVFLRLGAGEVLPVHLDSREKAGDPCHAAFLQRATGIFFTGGDQLRISRVLGGTLSERSLKAASLGGVAIGGTSAGAAAMGEIMIAGGRGGRSPGKNTVKMAPGLGVIGGVVIDQHFAQRGRIGRLLAAVAHNPHVLGIGIDEDTAIIVTPDGRFNVLGSGTVTVVDGRTITHTNASDLHPQPMLALTGATLHVLPQGYGYDFKSQKPYSPGSSF, from the coding sequence ATGGCAGTAAATGGACTCTTGCAAAAAGGCCCCGGAGGTCCCCTGGTGCTCATCGGCGGGGCTGAAGACAAGGACGGGGAATGCCGCATCCTGCGCGAGTTCGTCCGCCTGGCCGGGGGAGAACGGGCAAGCATTGTGGTGATTACCACGGCCACCCGTCTGCCCGGGGAAGTGGGTGAGGCCTACCGCCGGGTGTTCCTGCGGCTGGGGGCAGGGGAAGTTTTGCCGGTCCACCTGGACAGCCGGGAAAAGGCCGGGGACCCCTGCCATGCCGCCTTTTTGCAACGGGCCACGGGCATTTTTTTTACCGGTGGGGATCAGTTAAGGATTTCCAGAGTCCTGGGGGGAACCCTTTCCGAGCGCAGTTTGAAGGCCGCCAGCCTTGGGGGAGTGGCGATCGGCGGCACCAGTGCCGGTGCGGCCGCCATGGGCGAGATCATGATCGCGGGCGGCAGGGGCGGACGTTCTCCCGGAAAGAATACGGTGAAAATGGCTCCCGGCCTGGGGGTTATTGGCGGCGTGGTGATTGACCAGCATTTCGCCCAGCGGGGGCGCATCGGCCGGCTTCTTGCCGCCGTGGCCCATAATCCCCATGTTCTGGGTATCGGTATTGATGAAGATACGGCCATCATAGTTACGCCGGACGGTCGTTTTAACGTGCTGGGTTCCGGCACGGTGACGGTGGTGGACGGGCGGACCATCACGCATACCAACGCTTCCGATTTACACCCCCAGCCCATGCTGGCCCTCACCGGGGCAACCCTGCACGTTCTGCCACAGGGTTACGGATATGATTTTAAATCCCAAAAACCTTACTCCCCCGGCAGCAGTTTTTGA
- a CDS encoding flagellar hook-length control protein FliK, translated as MQISGIFLRPGTELQPLNSLQPGQMVQVEVLRVENGLAAVRIGGQTFTATGEIPSPPATFWALVREVAAGTLHLQHITGTPDQNAALTTMAKVLGMPAGPETTKLLQEMVKWQLPLDRSLVEMLFSAARDLPPRERAAFWAARVWLETLDLRFDPGKVKQALDYLLGSKEATPRGQEVLNQAVPIFPNQEMVSFFTFRGKGIHGELYMVDSRAGKKGKQDLPLALVVRVETPVLGETWVYLTPGKEGLTARVAVAEENFISLFKKAAGELRDRLAALGYSIDDIQVTARKISCICELLRPHEPPPYRPVNALV; from the coding sequence ATGCAAATATCGGGCATTTTTCTTAGACCCGGCACCGAACTGCAACCGCTAAACTCCCTGCAGCCGGGGCAAATGGTGCAGGTGGAGGTCCTGAGGGTGGAAAACGGTCTCGCCGCGGTGCGCATAGGCGGCCAGACCTTCACGGCCACGGGGGAAATACCCTCCCCACCGGCCACATTCTGGGCCCTGGTGCGTGAGGTTGCCGCCGGAACCCTGCACCTGCAGCACATCACCGGCACACCGGACCAGAACGCGGCACTGACAACCATGGCCAAAGTCCTGGGCATGCCCGCCGGGCCCGAAACCACAAAGCTGCTGCAGGAAATGGTCAAGTGGCAGCTGCCCCTGGACCGCTCCCTGGTGGAGATGCTTTTCTCTGCAGCCAGGGATCTACCTCCCCGGGAGCGGGCGGCCTTCTGGGCCGCCCGGGTGTGGCTGGAAACCCTGGATTTACGCTTTGACCCGGGCAAGGTGAAGCAGGCCCTGGACTACCTCCTGGGAAGCAAAGAAGCCACTCCCCGGGGGCAGGAGGTGTTGAACCAGGCGGTACCAATTTTTCCGAACCAGGAAATGGTGAGCTTTTTCACCTTTCGCGGGAAGGGAATACACGGCGAGCTGTATATGGTAGACAGCCGGGCCGGTAAGAAAGGTAAACAGGACTTACCCCTGGCCCTGGTGGTGCGGGTGGAAACCCCGGTTCTTGGGGAAACCTGGGTTTACCTGACCCCGGGCAAGGAGGGACTTACGGCCAGGGTGGCCGTGGCAGAAGAAAACTTCATCTCCCTTTTTAAAAAGGCTGCCGGGGAGTTAAGGGACAGGCTGGCCGCCCTGGGGTATTCCATTGATGATATTCAGGTCACTGCACGAAAGATCTCCTGTATCTGCGAACTGCTGCGCCCCCACGAACCGCCGCCCTACCGGCCCGTAAACGCGCTGGTTTAA
- a CDS encoding EscU/YscU/HrcU family type III secretion system export apparatus switch protein, with protein sequence MSQDKPKAAAALAYDPEKDAAPRVVAAGRGQLAEIIEKLARENNVPVYHNAELALTLTGLGAGREIPPGLYQVVAEIIAWVYRMEQKAK encoded by the coding sequence ATGTCCCAGGATAAACCTAAGGCCGCCGCAGCCCTGGCCTATGACCCGGAAAAGGATGCCGCTCCCCGGGTGGTGGCCGCCGGTCGCGGGCAATTAGCCGAAATAATTGAAAAACTGGCCCGGGAAAACAACGTACCCGTTTACCACAATGCGGAGCTGGCCCTGACCCTCACCGGCCTGGGCGCCGGCCGGGAAATACCGCCCGGGTTATACCAGGTGGTGGCCGAGATCATTGCCTGGGTGTACAGGATGGAGCAGAAGGCAAAGTAA
- a CDS encoding L,D-transpeptidase family protein, with amino-acid sequence MSGKGVTAGTHLLVETALRRLHHFQGDTLVRTYPVAVGKPETPTPTGDYHVVNKMLNPGGVLGTRWMGLDIPGGNYGIHGTNNPGSIGKAVSNGCIRMYNHHIEELFPQVQIGTPVRIVTGTNAAQSNPGETYVIQPGDTLWQIARRFAVPLSILIELNSLANPNEIYPGQVIVLPGSQSAI; translated from the coding sequence ATGTCGGGCAAAGGAGTCACTGCCGGTACCCACCTGCTGGTGGAAACGGCCCTCAGGCGGCTGCATCATTTCCAGGGAGATACCCTGGTGCGCACCTACCCGGTGGCCGTGGGCAAGCCGGAAACTCCCACACCCACCGGGGACTACCACGTGGTAAACAAAATGCTCAACCCCGGCGGGGTACTGGGTACCCGCTGGATGGGGCTGGATATTCCCGGCGGTAATTACGGCATTCACGGGACAAATAACCCCGGCTCCATTGGCAAGGCCGTTTCCAACGGCTGTATCCGCATGTACAACCACCACATTGAGGAACTCTTCCCCCAGGTGCAGATCGGCACCCCTGTACGCATTGTAACGGGAACAAACGCTGCCCAGAGCAACCCCGGGGAAACATACGTGATCCAGCCGGGGGATACCCTGTGGCAGATTGCCCGCCGGTTTGCTGTACCCCTTTCCATCCTGATTGAATTGAACAGCCTGGCCAACCCCAATGAAATCTACCCCGGGCAGGTGATAGTCCTTCCAGGCTCCCAATCAGCCATTTAA
- a CDS encoding ZIP family metal transporter produces the protein MNILVTVLLMALFAGLSTCLGAALVLIWGRPGRRSFSFFLGLAAGVMLAVVLLDLIPAALTYGSLLQAILGFAAGLLLMTALDLIFSPENRACVHDYRYLKMGYLIAAGIAMHDLPEGLAIAAGFGEPAHLGPLLALAIALHNIPEGMATAAPLAAGGLSPGHVLALNGLVSLVTPFGCWLGLLLIKASPAFLSSLLALAAGAMAYIVKAKLLPECLRLHPPMAYLGLFGGIVLVFFLNLFF, from the coding sequence GTGAATATTTTGGTTACGGTACTGTTAATGGCCCTTTTTGCCGGTTTGAGCACCTGCCTGGGCGCAGCGCTGGTGCTGATCTGGGGCCGCCCGGGGCGGCGATCCTTTTCCTTTTTTCTAGGGCTGGCGGCGGGAGTAATGCTGGCGGTGGTGCTCCTGGATTTAATCCCGGCAGCATTGACATACGGAAGTTTACTCCAGGCCATTCTGGGATTTGCCGCCGGCCTTTTATTGATGACTGCTCTGGACCTTATTTTTAGCCCGGAAAACCGGGCCTGTGTCCACGATTACCGGTATTTAAAAATGGGCTACCTCATCGCCGCAGGCATTGCCATGCATGATTTGCCGGAAGGGCTGGCCATTGCCGCCGGGTTTGGCGAACCTGCCCACCTGGGCCCCCTTCTCGCCCTGGCCATAGCCCTGCACAACATCCCCGAAGGGATGGCCACAGCGGCTCCTTTAGCTGCCGGAGGGCTTTCCCCCGGACATGTGCTGGCATTAAACGGCCTGGTAAGCCTGGTTACTCCTTTCGGCTGCTGGCTGGGCCTGCTGTTGATTAAGGCCTCCCCGGCCTTTCTTTCTTCCCTCCTGGCCCTGGCCGCGGGGGCCATGGCCTACATCGTTAAAGCAAAACTGCTGCCCGAATGCCTGCGCCTGCACCCGCCCATGGCCTATCTGGGACTTTTTGGGGGAATTGTCCTGGTGTTCTTCCTGAACCTATTTTTTTAA
- a CDS encoding DMT family transporter produces the protein MSVRLLALAIAALSGVTMAVQGSLNAALGKVIGLLETTFVVHLVGLILVAVLLFGFHLGDGRLADYAQAPWYYYLGGMLGVLIVYAVVRSIPKVGVAPATTAIIIGQVLTASLIDHLGLFGLEKLPFTWHRVVGTLLMAGGAWFLLKK, from the coding sequence TTGAGCGTTAGATTACTGGCTCTGGCTATTGCCGCCCTCTCCGGGGTGACCATGGCCGTGCAGGGGTCTTTAAATGCGGCCCTGGGCAAAGTGATCGGATTGCTGGAAACTACCTTTGTGGTTCACCTGGTGGGACTGATCCTGGTGGCCGTGCTTTTATTTGGTTTTCACCTGGGGGACGGCCGCCTGGCCGACTACGCCCAGGCTCCCTGGTATTACTACCTGGGTGGCATGTTGGGGGTTTTGATCGTCTATGCGGTAGTGCGCAGCATTCCCAAGGTGGGAGTGGCGCCGGCCACCACGGCGATTATTATTGGGCAGGTGCTCACCGCCAGCTTAATTGATCACCTGGGTCTGTTTGGCCTGGAAAAGCTTCCCTTTACCTGGCACCGTGTGGTGGGCACCCTGCTCATGGCCGGGGGAGCGTGGTTTTTGTTAAAAAAATAG